One genomic segment of Sminthopsis crassicaudata isolate SCR6 chromosome 2, ASM4859323v1, whole genome shotgun sequence includes these proteins:
- the WFDC2 gene encoding WAP four-disulfide core domain protein 2 isoform X1 yields MAHKLFPISVFLGSLFLLSLLDLIPSKSLDTLVEKDGVCPEIQESDNCEEQCLFDKDCPDVHKCCQGPCSKICAIPNGKKGKCPPLGQTITNLAICKKGCNNDTDCEGSFKCCINGCGFEYCLQPIY; encoded by the exons ATGGCCCACAAGCTCTTCCCAATCTCGGTGTTCTTGGGCAGTCTCTTTCTCTTGTCCCTCCTGGACCTGATCCCTTCCAAGAGTCTCGACACTC TAGTAGAAAAGGATGGCGTGTGCCCAGAGATTCAGGAAAGCGACAACTGCGAGGAACAGTGTCTCTTCGACAAAGACTGTCCCGACGTCCACAAATGCTGCCAAGGTCCCTGCTCGAAAATCTGCGCAATCCCCAATG ggAAGAAGGGTAAATGCCCTCCTCTTGGCCAGACAATCACTAACCTGGCAATTTGCAAGAAGGGCTGTAATAATGACACTGACTGTGAAGGCTCATTCAAATGCTGTATCAATGGCTGTGGATTTGAGTACTGCCTCCAACCTATATACTGA
- the WFDC2 gene encoding WAP four-disulfide core domain protein 2 isoform X2, with product MAHKLFPISVFLGSLFLLSLLDLIPSKSLDTLEKDGVCPEIQESDNCEEQCLFDKDCPDVHKCCQGPCSKICAIPNGKKGKCPPLGQTITNLAICKKGCNNDTDCEGSFKCCINGCGFEYCLQPIY from the exons ATGGCCCACAAGCTCTTCCCAATCTCGGTGTTCTTGGGCAGTCTCTTTCTCTTGTCCCTCCTGGACCTGATCCCTTCCAAGAGTCTCGACACTC TAGAAAAGGATGGCGTGTGCCCAGAGATTCAGGAAAGCGACAACTGCGAGGAACAGTGTCTCTTCGACAAAGACTGTCCCGACGTCCACAAATGCTGCCAAGGTCCCTGCTCGAAAATCTGCGCAATCCCCAATG ggAAGAAGGGTAAATGCCCTCCTCTTGGCCAGACAATCACTAACCTGGCAATTTGCAAGAAGGGCTGTAATAATGACACTGACTGTGAAGGCTCATTCAAATGCTGTATCAATGGCTGTGGATTTGAGTACTGCCTCCAACCTATATACTGA